One stretch of Plodia interpunctella isolate USDA-ARS_2022_Savannah chromosome 10, ilPloInte3.2, whole genome shotgun sequence DNA includes these proteins:
- the LOC128673282 gene encoding lipase member H-like isoform X1 produces MLSMLYLMCAPIIFESVTSMYSNKALEGYPSGYLAECPGSTKPAIITNKSLKYLTITVSGANPNVPQMRKKYNYFQMKEMSKDPTMDYSKRTMLYVGGFLDSPNFPFARTIEIYYKRLGFNVWLLDVNRFTTMEYPASARATRAVGKAVGDMLANLTAMDVGFDPKNFEILGASLGGQTMGFIAKRYKALTGVKIDKLTGIDTTGICFRRNGPDDRLDTDDADFITLLVTNMDVYGMAMPVGHVNFYVNGGENQAAAIVWTKCDELCGHTRAYFIWLAALENPNSFIAVKCNSLQQVRDGDCFGNKPRITNNLGLKTDRSKPGIYYLSTTNKFPYFMGVKGLKKGSDTFSTLEAKANALDLIIV; encoded by the exons atgttGTCTATGTTATATTTGATGTGCGCGCCAATTATATTTGAATCAGTGACATCAATGTACAGTAATAAAGCTTTGGAGGGTTACCCTTCAGGATATTTGGCtgaat GTCCGGGTTCAACCAAACCAGCCATCATCACGAACAAAAGTCTGAAGTACCTGACAATCACGGTCTCCGGAGCCAATCCAAACGTCCCACAGATGCGAAAGAAGTACAACTACTTCCAAATGAAGGAGATGTCTAAAGATCCCACTATGGACTATAGCAAGAGGACTATGTTATATGTTGGTGGGTTCTTGGACAGCCCAAACTTCCCCTTTGCAAGAACAATTGAGATATATTACAAAAGATTAGGTTTTAACGTGTGGCTGCTTGATGTTAATAGATTCACTACTATGGAATATCCAGC GTCAGCACGAGCAACACGAGCAGTTGGCAAAGCTGTTGGTGACATGTTGGCAAACTTGACAGCTATGGATGTCGGCTTTGACCCCAAGAACTTCGAAATCCTAGGGGCCAGTCTTGGGGGGCAAACCATGGGCTTCATAGCCAAGAGATACAAAGCTTTAACAGGCGTtaaaatagacaaattaaCTGGTATAGATACAACAGGTATATGTTTCAGAAGAAATGGTCCAGATGATAGACTAGACACAGATGACGCTGACTTTATAACTCTTCTAGTCACTAATATGGATGTCTATGGCATGGCCATGCCTGTTGGTCATGTTAATTTCTACGTAAACGGTGGAGAAAACCAAGCGGCAGCTATAGTTTGGACGAAATGCGATGAATTGTGCGGTCACACAAGAGCATATTTTATATGGCTTGCAGCTTTAGAGAATCCAAATAGTTTTATTGCAGTTAAATGTAATTCCTTACAACAAGTCAGAGATGGCGATTGCTTCGGTAATAAGCCtagaattacaaataatttaggtTTGAAAACTGATAGGTCGAAACCgggtatatattatttgtcaaCGACCAACAAATTTCCTTACTTCATGGGGGTTAAGGGATTGAAAAAGGGTAGTGATACGTTCTCAACATTGGAAGCTAAAGCAAATGCTCTAGATTTAATCATagtttaa
- the LOC128673282 gene encoding lipase member H-like isoform X3: MRKKYNYFQMKEMSKDPTMDYSKRTMLYVGGFLDSPNFPFARTIEIYYKRLGFNVWLLDVNRFTTMEYPASARATRAVGKAVGDMLANLTAMDVGFDPKNFEILGASLGGQTMGFIAKRYKALTGVKIDKLTGIDTTGICFRRNGPDDRLDTDDADFITLLVTNMDVYGMAMPVGHVNFYVNGGENQAAAIVWTKCDELCGHTRAYFIWLAALENPNSFIAVKCNSLQQVRDGDCFGNKPRITNNLGLKTDRSKPGIYYLSTTNKFPYFMGVKGLKKGSDTFSTLEAKANALDLIIV, encoded by the exons ATGCGAAAGAAGTACAACTACTTCCAAATGAAGGAGATGTCTAAAGATCCCACTATGGACTATAGCAAGAGGACTATGTTATATGTTGGTGGGTTCTTGGACAGCCCAAACTTCCCCTTTGCAAGAACAATTGAGATATATTACAAAAGATTAGGTTTTAACGTGTGGCTGCTTGATGTTAATAGATTCACTACTATGGAATATCCAGC GTCAGCACGAGCAACACGAGCAGTTGGCAAAGCTGTTGGTGACATGTTGGCAAACTTGACAGCTATGGATGTCGGCTTTGACCCCAAGAACTTCGAAATCCTAGGGGCCAGTCTTGGGGGGCAAACCATGGGCTTCATAGCCAAGAGATACAAAGCTTTAACAGGCGTtaaaatagacaaattaaCTGGTATAGATACAACAGGTATATGTTTCAGAAGAAATGGTCCAGATGATAGACTAGACACAGATGACGCTGACTTTATAACTCTTCTAGTCACTAATATGGATGTCTATGGCATGGCCATGCCTGTTGGTCATGTTAATTTCTACGTAAACGGTGGAGAAAACCAAGCGGCAGCTATAGTTTGGACGAAATGCGATGAATTGTGCGGTCACACAAGAGCATATTTTATATGGCTTGCAGCTTTAGAGAATCCAAATAGTTTTATTGCAGTTAAATGTAATTCCTTACAACAAGTCAGAGATGGCGATTGCTTCGGTAATAAGCCtagaattacaaataatttaggtTTGAAAACTGATAGGTCGAAACCgggtatatattatttgtcaaCGACCAACAAATTTCCTTACTTCATGGGGGTTAAGGGATTGAAAAAGGGTAGTGATACGTTCTCAACATTGGAAGCTAAAGCAAATGCTCTAGATTTAATCATagtttaa